Below is a genomic region from Candidatus Omnitrophota bacterium.
GTAAGCTGAGCCAGGATTCCCTGGAGCAGCCCGGAATCCTTTGCCTCCTGGTGAACAAAAGAAAAAACACAAGACAAATTCAGGCCCACGGATTTCATCAGGGCCAGGCGGTCCTCCATGGGTCCGGAGAAAATGCGTTCATGCGTGTAAGCGGTTTCGGATTCTTCCTCAAATCGCACGCGGCCGATAAGGCCCGTGCGGGCAACGGTCTGCCCCTCCTCCTCAAAAGCGCTCTGGCACACATAGAAAGCAGGCTCCGAGTCCCGAAGCAAAATTTCTTTTTCACACCAGGTTTTAAAGATTTGGGCCGCATTTTGGTATTTATCGCCCGGGCCCGTATCCTCTTGAGGCAGGTCCAGGTGCACAATATTATATTCTTCGCGGGCGAAAACCGCGCGCTCCGGCTCCGAAATAACGTCATAGGGAGGGGCCATCACATCCGAAGGATCGCCGATCCGCTGGGGATTATAGAGAACTCCCCGGAAAGGACACACAACAGCCATTAAGATTTCCTCAATCGCGCAAGCACGCTCACATACATCACCATCGCACCCAAAAATGCCCCGATAACGTCGAAACCCACATCAACGGGGTCTGCCTCCCGCCCCAGCACACCCAACTGCCGGAATTCATCAATAATTCCAAAGGCCAAACAACCTGCCACAGCCACCGCGATTATGATCGACCACGGAGTTTTGGGACGGCTGCGAAAACAGGCCCAGGATGCAGCCATTCCCAAGGGAATGTACTCCAGAATATGGATCAATTTGTCGGATTGCGGGAATGCGGAGAGGTCTGCGCTGCCGGGGATACTCGAAAGCGCCGTAATGGCACCGGCAAAGCAGTAGACCGGAATCCAATAGTTCAAAGACCGCGATTTCATAGGGCAATTATACCG
It encodes:
- a CDS encoding VanZ family protein, whose amino-acid sequence is MKSRSLNYWIPVYCFAGAITALSSIPGSADLSAFPQSDKLIHILEYIPLGMAASWACFRSRPKTPWSIIIAVAVAGCLAFGIIDEFRQLGVLGREADPVDVGFDVIGAFLGAMVMYVSVLARLRKS